The Candidatus Nitrosotenuis cloacae genome contains a region encoding:
- the dinB gene encoding DNA polymerase IV, translating into MPERIVFHIDFDYFYAQCEEIRNQSLKTRPVAVCIFSDRGGDSGAIATANYIARKYGVKSGMPIKFAKARLGEIKESTFLPADFAYYSDISEKAMGVMRNYADIFEYVGKDEAYLDVTKRTEGSFERAGHLAQQLKNQIRTEVRMTCSVGVSSNKLVSKIASNFRKPDGLTVVKPEGVESFLGPLKIGDIPGIGKVTEEKFDEMGLKTIEDLRKVDIFTLNKMFGRKISAYIFNAARGLDDEPVAERQPTIQYSRIVTLKEDSKDYEFLSKSIDEICLDLHRTILKHNKMFKSVGIQFVQSDLTNKTKSRMLKNPTSSMDEMKKTALQLLQEALSDQQIAVRRLGVKVSELSDMEGQRSITNYF; encoded by the coding sequence TTGCCTGAGAGAATAGTCTTCCACATCGACTTTGATTATTTTTACGCGCAGTGTGAGGAGATTCGCAACCAGTCACTAAAGACGAGGCCTGTCGCAGTGTGTATTTTTTCTGACAGGGGTGGCGACAGCGGTGCAATCGCTACTGCCAACTATATCGCAAGAAAATACGGTGTAAAATCAGGAATGCCAATAAAGTTCGCAAAGGCCAGGCTCGGCGAGATCAAAGAGTCCACGTTCCTGCCTGCAGACTTTGCGTATTATTCTGACATATCAGAGAAGGCAATGGGGGTGATGAGAAACTATGCAGATATTTTTGAGTATGTCGGCAAAGACGAGGCGTATTTGGATGTCACCAAGCGCACGGAGGGCAGCTTTGAGAGGGCAGGCCACCTTGCGCAGCAGTTGAAAAACCAGATTCGCACCGAGGTGAGGATGACTTGCTCGGTCGGAGTGTCCTCAAACAAGCTTGTCTCAAAGATTGCATCCAACTTTAGAAAGCCCGACGGGCTGACGGTGGTAAAGCCGGAGGGCGTCGAGTCGTTCCTAGGCCCGCTCAAGATAGGAGACATTCCAGGCATAGGCAAGGTGACTGAGGAAAAGTTTGACGAGATGGGACTCAAGACAATCGAGGACCTAAGGAAGGTGGACATATTCACACTCAACAAGATGTTTGGGCGCAAGATATCGGCGTACATCTTCAATGCTGCTCGCGGACTGGATGACGAGCCGGTCGCCGAAAGGCAGCCCACCATACAGTACAGCAGAATAGTCACGCTAAAGGAGGACTCTAAGGACTATGAGTTTCTCTCAAAGAGCATAGATGAGATCTGCCTTGACCTGCACAGGACCATACTCAAGCACAACAAGATGTTCAAGTCTGTCGGCATCCAGTTCGTCCAGTCGGACCTTACAAACAAGACAAAGTCTAGGATGCTCAAAAATCCGACATCCAGCATGGACGAGATGAAAAAAACCGCGCTGCAGCTACTGCAGGAGGCACTCTCTGATCAGCAAATCGCAGTAAGGAGGCTTGGAGTCAAGGTATCTGAGCTGTCAGACATGGAAGGGCAGAGATCG